Proteins co-encoded in one Pseudophryne corroboree isolate aPseCor3 chromosome 1, aPseCor3.hap2, whole genome shotgun sequence genomic window:
- the MFSD8 gene encoding major facilitator superfamily domain-containing protein 8 isoform X4: MASLSEEDEHSPLLGSSDAGLVVETEQQHKSRWWSVRVMYLTMFLSSVGFSIVVTSIWPYLQKIDPSADAGFLGWVIASYSLGQMVASPLFGLWSNHRPRREPLIVSISILVAASFLYAYVHVPAAHNKYYMLIARALVGFGSGNVAVVRSYVAGATSLSERTSAMANISAFQALGFILGPAFQAAFTLIGERGVTFEAIDLQLNMYTVPSLMGALLGIVNIILIFAIFREHKVDDLGRHMGSINYDSEVTNTEKDNDEPVDQIAVVSSNVLFFVILFVFALFETIATPLTMDMYAWTRSQAVLYNGIILAAIGFESVAVFIAVKILSKK; encoded by the exons ATGGCATCGCTGAGTGAAGAGGATGAGCACTCGCCACTCTTGGGATCTTCAGATGCTGG ATTGGTTGTGGAAACAGAACAGCAGCATAAAAGCCGATGGTGGTCAGTCCGAGTCATGTACCTGACAATGTTCCTCAGCAGCGTAG GGTTTTCAATTGTGGTGACATCTAtttggccatatcttcaaaag ATTGACCCAAGTGCTGATGCAGGCTTCCTTGGCTGGGTTATAGCTTCCTACAGTTTGGGCCAGATGGTTGCTTCGCCCTTGTTTGGCTTGTGGTCCAATCACAGACCAAGAAGAGAACCTCTCATTGTCTCCATATCCATACTGGTGGCTGCCAGCTTCTTATATGCCTATGTGCATGTGCCCGCTGCACACAACAAGTATTATATGCTCATTGCCCGAGCATTAGTTGGCTTTGGATCAG GAAATGTTGCAGTTGTACGTTCGTATGTCGCTGGTGCTACTTCGCTATCAGAGAGGACAAGTGCAATGGCAAATATTAGTGCTTTCCAAGCTCTAGGATTTATCCTGGGCCCTG CTTTCCAGGCCGCCTTTACTTTGATTGGTGAGAGGGGTGTGACCTTTGAAGCCATTGACCTTCAGTTGAACATGTACACTGTGCCATCCCTCATGGGTGCTCTCCTTGGCATTGTGAATATAATTCTGATCTTTGCAATATTCAG AGAACATAAAGTGGATGACCTGGGGAGGCACATGGGAAGTATTAACTATGATTCTGAAG TCACAAATACAGAAAAAGATAATGATGAGCCGGTTGACCAGATTGCTGTTGTCTCCTCAAATGTCCTCTTCTTCGTCATTTTGTTTGTATTTGCTCTTTTTGAAAC GATTGCCACACCATTAACAATGGACATGTATGCATGGACCAGATCCCAGGCTGTGCTCTACAATGGAATTATCTTGGCTGCGATTGGTTTTGAGTCAGTGGCAGTATTCATTGCAGTGAAAATTCTTTCCAAGAAGTAA